From a single Apium graveolens cultivar Ventura chromosome 2, ASM990537v1, whole genome shotgun sequence genomic region:
- the LOC141695133 gene encoding uncharacterized protein LOC141695133, whose translation MARGSSSRNTGGNDNQQIVMDRSTFLEMLWEVQRGQNPTANGQDRDGQTMFDHFMKQRPNCFKEAKTPMDAEAWIDHMEKIFRVLECSEVEKARFATYRLEGDVNTWWKSVVASHAPGYENTLTWQVFKTQFDQRYFPASIREEYVREYQSITQRDDESVADFQVRFQRLAGYARSVAGSEADKIMKFKWALKNSIRNHIISNRYTSMDTLVDSARDQELHQADFLKKRDMQNQKRKREDDFSERRHGFQKNGGSSGGFKPNDQRYNTQNFQQKNGNQGNEQKRSFNQTGNKEASKCEHCGKMHGGSTCYWATRACFNCGKKGHTIRDCQMPPKKPWDRKDQGEKSNQKTSGRVFSITIKYAASTPGTISGSLSVGNGNAIVLFDTGATHSFVSTSYAKHLDIASTALISDFSVGTPMGVTILVNSQYLDCVVRVDDRELLVDLLPIQMRDFDIILGMDWLERHKATIDCPGKRIIFGDSNSPEFVFQGSKPSGCGKFISAIKAKKMIAHGCEGFLAHVIDTSKVQPDLEDVLVVREFSDVFPDDLEGLPSEREVKFSINLLPDAQPISKAPYRMASLELQELKEQLE comes from the coding sequence ATGGCAAGAGGTAGCAGTAGTCGAAATACCGGGGGGAATGATAATCAGCAGATTGTTATGGATAGGAGTACTTTTTTGGAGATGTTGTGGGAAGTTCAACGTGGACAGAATCCCACTGCTAACGGGCAAGATCGAGATGGTCAAACTATGTTTGATCATTTTATGAAGCAAAGACCCAATTGTTTTAAGGAGGCCAAGACTCCCATGGATGCTGAAGCTTGGATAGATCACATGGAGAAAATTTTCAGGGTCTTGGAGTGTTCAGAGGTGGAAAAGGCTCGATTTGCTACTTATCGTCTTGAGGGGGATGTTAATACTTGGTGGAAGTCTGTGGTAGCATCGCATGCACCTGGCTATGAAAATACTCTTACTTGGCAGGTATTCAAAACTCAGTTTGACCAGAGGTATTTTCCAGCCAGCATACGTGAGGAATATGTAAGGGAGTATCAGAGTATTACTCAGAGAGATGATGAGTCGGTGGCAGACTTTCAAGTCAGATTTCAGAGGTTAGCTGGTTATGCAAGATCTGTGGCTGGGTCAGAAGCGGATAAAATCATGAAGTTTAAGTGGGCATTGAAGAATTCCATCCGCAACCATATCATCTCTAACCGCTATACATCTATGGACACCTTGGTTGACAGTGCCAGAGATCAAGAGCTTCATCAGGCTGACTTTCTCAAGAAACGAGACATGCAaaatcagaaaagaaaaagagaagatGACTTTTCCGAGCGTCGACATGGATTTCAGAAAAATGGTGGTTCTTCAGGTGGATTCAAACCAAATGATCAGAGGTATAATACTCAGAATTTTCAGCAAAAGAATGGAAATCAAGGAAATGAGCAAAAGAGGTCTTTCAACCAAACTGGAAATAAGGAAGCATCTAAGTGTGAGCATTGTGGAAAGATGCATGGAGGAAGCACTTGCTATTGGGCTACTAGAGCATGCTTCAATTGTGGAAAGAAGGGTCACACTATTCGAGACTGTCAGATGCCACCAAAGAAGCCTTGGGATCGTAAGGATCAGGGAGAGAAAAGCAACCAGAAGACTTCCGGTCGTGTGTTTTCCATCACTATAAAATATGCTGCAAGTACTCCAGGTACCATTTCAGGATCACTTTCTGTCGGTAATGGAAATGCTATAGTCTTATTTGATACTGGAGCTACACATTCATTTGTCTCTACATCTTATGCTAAACACTTAGACATTGCATCCACTGCACTTATATCGGATTTTTCTGTTGGCACTCCTATGGGTGTAACTATACTTGTAAATTCTCAGTATCTTGATTGTGTAGTTAGAGTAGACGATAGAGAACTACTTGTAGATCTATTACCTATTCAGATGAGGGACTTTGATATCATACTGGGGATGGATTGGCTGGAGCGACACAAAGCTACAATTGATTGTCCAGGAAAAAGAATAATTTTTGGCGACTCCAATTCGCCCGAGTTCGTGTTTCAGGGTTCTAAGCCTAGTGGTTGTGGAAAATTCATTTCGGCCATCAAGGCTAAGAAGATGATTGCTCATGGATGTGAAGGATTTTTGGCTCATGTGATTGACACATCCAAAGTACAGCCAGACTTAGAAGATGTTCTTGTTGTTCGTGAGTTTTCAGATGTATTTCCCGACGATTTGGAGGGTCTTCCTTCAGAAAGAGAGGTGAAATTTTCTATCAATTTGTTACCAGATGCACAACCTATTTctaaggcaccttatagaatggctTCGTTAGAGCTACAAGAGCTGAAAGAACAGCTGGAGTAG